A stretch of the Kozakia baliensis genome encodes the following:
- a CDS encoding recombinase family protein — protein sequence MTQTLIGYARCSTDKQDLAAQKDALLKLGVAADRVYTDKGFTGTNRERPGLDQALAAVRSGDTLVVPKLDRLARSVPDARAIGDSLASRGVKLQLGSSVHDPSDPMGKLFFNILATFAEFEADLIRMRTREGMAVARSKGKLRGKKPKLSERQQKELRRMYDTGDYSIRDLAEVFSISRPTVYRTLSRTASMFLSGSL from the coding sequence ATGACACAGACGCTAATCGGCTACGCCCGTTGCTCGACTGACAAACAGGACCTCGCCGCTCAAAAAGACGCTCTACTCAAACTGGGGGTGGCGGCTGATCGCGTGTATACTGACAAGGGTTTCACCGGCACGAACCGGGAAAGGCCCGGCCTTGACCAGGCACTGGCGGCTGTTCGCAGTGGCGATACTCTGGTGGTGCCGAAGCTTGATCGACTGGCCCGATCTGTCCCTGACGCGCGGGCTATTGGCGACAGCCTGGCATCCCGTGGTGTGAAGCTTCAACTTGGGAGCAGTGTTCACGATCCATCTGATCCAATGGGCAAGCTGTTCTTCAATATTCTCGCGACTTTCGCAGAGTTTGAAGCCGATCTGATCCGGATGCGTACCCGTGAAGGCATGGCCGTTGCCCGCTCCAAAGGTAAACTGCGCGGCAAAAAGCCCAAGCTTTCTGAACGTCAGCAGAAGGAACTTCGCCGGATGTATGATACCGGCGATTACTCCATCAGAGATCTAGCCGAAGTCTTTTCCATCTCTCGTCCGACAGTCTATCGAACTCTCAGCAGAACAGCCTCAATGTTCTTGTCGGGTTCACTCTAA